The window AAGAGACCACCAGTTTCAGTTCCATTAGGATATCACTAGGAAATTTCTGCTTACTGGAAAATGGCACACCAGAATTCAAGCATCGGCCGTAACGACATTGTATGCTTTAACTCAATGTGGCCAGTAGTGCTAGAAGGCTACCAGTGGACTGCTATATCTCAGCAATGAAGAAAGTGGGATATCTTACTTTTGCAAGATTATAAACGCAAAGTTCCAAACAAAATAGAGCCCTACGATTGTAGTGGATGAGAAAGTCAATAAGGCCTCCGCATATTGTCGAGTTATATTGCGTTTTgaggtgtttttaaaaaagttatgaaaactttttatttttttaaaattaatatattttttatatttttagattattttaatatgttaatatgaaaaataattttttaaatataaaaaatatattattttaaaataaaaaaatatttgaaaacaacACTGTTACCCTACCTAACGCGCTCTTAAATTGCGAAGAAAGTCCAGTGTTGTCACTATCCAATATCCAATTGAATGCATGGAGAGAGCCATCGTGTAGTACAAATAGGACCAAACGTGGGTTGCCCAGAAGCACATAACAAACAACAAAATTCCTCGTGGTAgtccaagttttaattttaagatggttttcttcctttttagtGCCCTAAAAAACCAGGAAGTTATGGCTTCAAAATTGCTTTTTCGTTGTGTTGCTGTTTTAGTTCTTATATTATCATCCCAAAATGCACTTCAAGTATTGAATGCTGCTGAGCCGGGCCTCTTCACTGACAAGCAAGCTCTACTTTCTTTTAAATCTCAGGTAGTCGTTGATCCTTCAAATACTCTTTCCTCGTGGAACGACAACTCCAGCCCCTGTAACTGGACTCGTGTTGACTGTAGCCAGGTGCATCAAAGAGTCATTGGCCTTGATTTGTCTGGCCTTAGATTAACAGGTTCCATTAGCCCACATATTGGAAACCTATCCTTTCTTCGCTCACTTCATCTACAGGAGAACCAATTTACAGGCGTTATTCCTGATCAAATTGGTGCTCTTTTCCGTTTGAAGGTCCTTAATATGAGCTTTAACACCATCAGTGGCCCCATTCCTTTGAACATAACCAATTGCCTAAATCTCCAGATCCTGGACTTGATGCAAAATGAGATCTCAGGAGCAATTCCTGAGGAACTCAGCAACCTGAAAAGCCTTGAAATCCTCAAGCTGGGTGGAAACAAGCTCTGGGGTATGATTCCACCCTTCATTGCAAACATTTCCTCTCTCCTCACCCTAGATTTAATCACCAATAATCTTGGTGGAATGATCCCTGCCGATTTGGGTCGTCTTGAGAATATAAAACATCTTGACCTTAGTATCAATAATCTCACCGGCGATGTTCCTCTATCCCTGTACAACATTTCTTCTTTGGTTTTCCTCGCTGTTGCTTCAAACCAACTGCGAGGTCAAATTCCAATAGATGTTGGAGATAGACTCCCAAATCTTTTAAGCTTCAATTTTTGCTTTAACAAATTTACTGGTTCAATTCCATGGTCTTTGCATAATGTTACAAACATGCAGAGCGTCCGTATGTCACACAATCTTTTCAGTGGATCAGTGCCACCACGACTTGGAAATATTCCAAAATTGACATTGTACAATATTGGCTTCAATCAGATAAAAAGTTCTGGTGATGGGGGTCtcaattttctctcttctttcattAACAGTAGCTATCTGAAATTTCTTGCCATCAATGACAATCTTCTGGAGGGTCTTATTCCAGAATCCATTGGAAATCTCTCGAGATCTCTTCGAAATTTATACTTGGGAGAGAATCAAATATATGGAAGCATACCTGCCTCAATCAGACATCTTAGCAGCTTGGCTTTGCTAAATATAAGCTATAGTCATGTTTCTGGTGAAATTCCACCAGAAATTGGCGAGCTTACAGATCTGCAGGAGTTGCATTTGACTGCAAATAAGATATCGGGCAGAATTCCGGACTCTCTTGGAAACCtccaaaaacttaataaaattgaTCTATCTGCCAATGAGTTGGTTGGAAGACTGCCCACAACTTTTGTTAATTTCCAGCAATTGCAGTCCATGGACCTATCTAGCAACAGGCTCAACGGAAGCATAccaaaagaaattttcaatctCTCCAGTTTGAGTGCAACTCTGAACCTGTCCAGTAACCAGCTAACAGGTCCTTTGCCTCAAGAGATCCGGAGGCTCGAAAATGTTGCAGCTGTTGATTTTTCTCACAATTATTTGTCTGGAAGCATCCCAGATACAATTGGAAGCTGTAAGAGTTTGGAGGAGTTATTCATAGACAACAATATGCTCTCTGGTTCCATTCCGGCTACTCTAGGAGATGTGAAGGGTTTGGAAATCCTTGACCTCTCTTCGAACCAAATATCAGGCATAATACCCAAAACTCTTGAAAACTTGCAGGCCCTTCTCTTGTTGAACCTCTCATTCAACAACCTTGAGGGACCTCTTCCCAAGGGAGCCTTTAGAAATCTTTCTAGAATTCATGTGGAAGGGAATTTGAAGCTTTGCTTGGATTTATCTTGTTGGAACAATGAACATCGTCAAAGAATATCCACTGCAATTTATATTGTCATTGCCGGTATAGCCGCAGCTGCAGTATGCTCAGTGATAGCAGTTTTGCTGTgcgtaaaaaaaagaaaaggagaaattatGCCGAGGTCAGACTCAATTAAGCTGCAGCATCCCACAATCTCTTACGGAGAACTTCGTGAGGCAGCTGGGAGTTTTGACGCTGGAAATCTGATAGGGAAGGGCAGTTTTGGGTCAGTTTACAAAGGTGAACTTAGGGATGCGACTATTGTGGCAGTTAAGGTGCTTGACAGCGAGAAGTATGGATCCTGGAAAAGTTTCTTGGCTGAGTGCGAGGCTTTGAAGAATGTAAGGCATCGGAATCTCATTAAACTCATCACCTCATGCTCAAGTATGGATAATAGGGGTTTACAATTTCTGGCTTTGGTTTATGAGTACATGCATAATGGGAGCTTGGAAGAATGGATTAAAGGAAGTAGAAGGCGATTAGATGGAGGCTTGTTGAATATTTTGGAGAGGTTAAATGTGGCAATCGATGTTGCTTGTGCTGTGGATTACCTGCACCATGACTGTGAAATTCCAGTAGTTCACTGTGATTTGAAACCAAGTAATGTGCTTGTTGACAAAGACATGACTGCAAAGGTGGGAGACTTTGGTTTGGCAAAATTGCTGGCTGATAAACAGTCAATAAGTTGCACAGGTGGCCTCAGGGGCTCTGTAGGATACATTCCTCCAGGTTAGCAATTTAACTTGATCTTGGAATCTCAAATTGTTATTTGAACACTCGTGTGTGCTTTCATGCGCCTTTCTTTTTGCTTGCGTGTTTTGTATCTATGTCACTGAGAGGAAAAGGGAGAGTCTGGACCACCACCAGTGCTATTCAGAGAGGTTTTCATGATCATTAAGTGTTTTATTGTTACTGTTATTTGAAAAACCCTGCATTTTATGGCCATAGCCTTGGTTTTAGTTCAACTCCCTACTTGTATCTGAAATTAAAtgcattaatttatatttaattgcatTTGAAATGCATGGACGTCTTCATCGCAGAATATGGTTTAGGATTGAAAGCAACAACTTCGGGAGATGTATACAGCTATGGAGTTGTGCTGCTAGAGCTGTTCACCGGGAAGAGCCCAACACATGAAATCTTTTCTCCAGATTTAAGCCTTATCAAGTGGGTGAAGTCAGCTTTCCCTGCCAACATAGAAGAAGTAGTGAACCCTGAGCTACTCTTATCAATCAAAGATTTTCACCATGGCGCTCAATTCGAGAGCCCTGAAAAACAGCATGAATGCTTGATTGCTATCCTTGGCGTCGGGCTATCCTGCACTTTTGAATCTCCTGATCAGCGAATTACCATGAGGGACTCTCTTCACAAGCTGAAAAAGGCTAGAGACACCCTTCTCAAACTAACGCTTGACCACAAACCATATCTTGACTTGGAAGTTGGAATTGTTCATCGCCGCATGAAGAGTTCATAGATATTTTACTCTCTGTCTGGTTATTGCTGGTATTCTATTAGTATTATGTTTTCTATGTAAGGAGTGaagtttctattatttattttactgtCATCCGGCGCCATGCATGCTTTTTAAGTCCCagcttgtattttattttgttatactGCAAATGAACAATGGTTAATAATATTGGTCATTGTACGTAGTTAAAGGTACTTCAAGCAGCGCTTCTCATCGTTGCTAATCCAATTTACACATTAAAAATTGTATTGTATGCATGGTGAGATCCTCTAGATTTGCAAGGacacttggttttttttggtaaaattaatttgttggttgatttttatttataataaaattaatatcttaaatattttattttatgtgtaaACCTTTCATCATTTATTCCAATAAAAATGACATGATATCTTCAAGTATATAGAATACGAATTCCTCCGTAAGAAGAAGGGGATGGAcgacgattaaaaaaaaaaacaaagaagaaaagaagaagaaaagtaaaCAGCCAATTAGAAAGACCGCCATGCTTGATCTGAAGCCAAATGAAAGCAACGCCCAATTGAATCGTGAATTTCAACTTCTGTCCCTCGTTTGACCCACAAGTCAAGAGGTAGATATGTCAAATAACATTAACCATTGGCAAGCATTCTCTAGTCTCATTCAAGTAAGTGCCGACTCTGAGTTAAAGTCATCTCAAACAATCTCAGGTTGTTGATGCAGTACATGAAGAAAATTTAGTGTTTGTTTACTTTTGTGGTTGTGGTCGGATATAAcctaattataaacaaaattccatcacaaaaactaatattttttatttttttataactttttagtGCTTCCATACCCAAATCTCAATCTCCAAAACAAACACCCATGCACTAATGGGAATTCAGCAAAGAAAAAGTTGTGCTGTCAGTATCCTCAAACCAGCTTTTAAGTCAACCAAGATAAGTCTCCTCCTCTTTCAGAATATCATTCGGCCAGCTGTTTATAAATTAAGATTCATATTTGTATGGTTTCATAATGatagtttataaaatatattcttgcaactgtttatgttattttgtagaatttcatgatttataaaaataaatttaacatacgGTTTATCAACATTGATTTATGACAAACGGATGCctaaaaaacagaaacattACAAGCATTAAACTTCAAATGATAACAATTGATGATTGTTATATATGTTTAACAAGTTATGAGAGAATgcccaaaatattaaattgggtAGAAATGAAGGAAACAAAGAAACTAAAGCATGAaataattgtgaaaaaaaaaaaactatagttgTTGCATGTTGAAAAACACCCCGCACAGTGTCCAATCCTAGCGATAgtagtttttgcttttttttaattgaaattgatttagaGTCAccatctaatatttaattaaagatttcTAAAAAACTCAGATtaactggtcttgtcagagatttgcagataaaaaactgattatggttaaaaaaatattaacacccCTAACCCATCCTACTTAAAATAGGCTGCTTCAAGGCTGCTTCATGGCTTtaatgtgttaaaaaaattttaaaaattttattttttcatcgaattttaaaaatacaacttccgtaGTATTTCTACaccattcaattaaaatatgattcattttttgttttttttttcttttttttatccacaacacaaattacaaaaatcaaaaataaataaaaattacatccaaTAGTTTGAAATTTTACAGAACAGTCCTCAAAACTCCAAAAATTGCAAGGGAATCCTTCTGCACAGGAATTGGTCGCAGGAACCGCTGGCGGcgcgtgttccaacgcgccACCGGGAACTCCAAAACAGCAGGGGTCAGTCACGGTTTCCCCTCTTCTTCCCCTCACCGGCAGTGAGAATCAATGTCacctgcaaaagaaaaaataaaacacaaggcagtaggttttaatttctttccccTTGTTTTTGGATCTGTCTCTCTTTTTCTCCGTTTGGGCAGATCTgttagtttctttttctttcctaacCTCTTCTGTTTCAGGTGGCTGTCGGCTTCTTCTCCTGGTGATGGCAGCGGCAGCAGGCCGCTGGAAGGGAGCAGCTGGGATGAAGAGGGACGACGCGTGTGGCTGGTCTGTGGGTTGTACTCCTCCGTTGCTGTCGATGGCCGGCCAAGGGAGAAGAAAATGGGGGAACCGACtggaaaatgaaaggaaatggAGAGGTGGCCGAGAGAGGGAAGAACCGCTGGGGGCGAGGAAGAGAGCTTGTCCGTGGGGGGCTGTGAGAGGAGGATATGAGCGGTGGTTCTGGTTGGAGGAAAAGACGCTGCTGCTGATGGCGAAGACCGAGAGGAGAGTGAGGGGGGCGGTCTGTTCACGATTGGCCGGTTTGGGCGAGAAGGAGCAGCGGCCGGCCTCTGTCGGTTGGAGCTGGAGGCCGTGAGAAGATGGGGGAATAGCTGAGCAGGGGAGTCTTGTATGCAGCTGGAAGAGGGGAGAAGACCGGGCTGAGGAGGAAAAATGGAAACCACCGGGTGGGGGGCGGCGGCTGctcttggagaagaagaagaacaagttttgtagggttaggttttttagggtttgttcttcttttttttttttggtcaaaaaaaCCCCCTTTTTTAGCTGAAAATgaaggctatttataggcaaaatagttTTTCGAGCTttaaaattggtccctcaagttttgtgtttggcccctgatttcaattgattcacttgataaatattaaatttcgtctcttaaaattccgatcttttcaattaagtccaaattaagctctcaaacttaatttttcaccaattaagtcctccaattaatttgacccgcttaaagtataattaagtccttgcacttaattaactccttcaattggacccaaattaattcttgaacataattaaaattcaatttggcccatgattaaatcaaattggcccattaaaaatttaattatgtcattggacttaatttttatgcaaattcgtccaatactcatttaatttgacctttgaatttgcatttttctatttttgggcataacaaCGTACACTTGGGCCTTGAAATTCCTctgaaaattgcagcttgatttccgcctatttttgcagcctttcttggtcggctttctccgcattgccagcctttattttattttattttattttattttttgggaaaaaaacgaattttgggaaatcacccaaaattgggtgatgacaatAGTCATTAAACCTAACTAAGGTTAACTCAATGTAAGGTTCAGGTCATTAATTAGaaaagttaacttgagttgacttgaattaataaaaaaaattaaaaagattaaaacaacatcattttaaaaaaaaaatagaaaaacaaagtcAAATGATTTTAACTGGGTTGAGGTTTGACCCACCATGATAATCAAATCAACTTCGTGTTGTTTTTATGTTGAGACCCAGCTCGAGCTAGTATGTCTGCTGGATCCTAGAACCTACCAAACCAAGCTAGGTTGAATAATAGTGGTAGGAATTGTTTGcacatataagaaaatattcttCTGATTTTCTTATtaagaaagtgaaaaaattataatatatataatactaaTTAAGCAAACTACCAATATACAATGCATAAGCCAAATTTGATCCCATGTTTGCTAAGTACATCAATCTCCTTACAAGTCTTTGATATCTTTCTTTGTCAATTCATATCTTATTGGACTCAACATAGAGATTTAGACCTGTTTTTACTAGTGTATCAACTAGTTAACATGCTgaaatattaatctcttgtaAAATATCTAATGTATGTTTTCTCTAATATAGAAAGATTGCATTATAAGATTAAGACATTttgatttcaagaaaatatttcaaattatctaggtttttcatttcaaattcccTGACCAAGTAATCTTATAGGTTTTGTCTTTCTTCAAGATCATTTCATGTAATCACCATATTATCTATACACATAATAAATACATTAATCTTATCCTAATGTTTCTTTAGGGACAATATGTGTTCTAAATTGCTTTAATGGTAACCAAAAACtatcataaattttatgatttttttaaccatGGTCTCGAAGATTGCTTAAATCCATAAAAAGATTTCTTCAACTTGCACACCTTATGACTATATCCTTCACATATCAAGCACCCTAAGATCAATATAGACTTATTTAAACAATTTGTTATGTATAAAAAGTCTTCTTCATATTGACTTGTTGTAATTGTAGTTAAAAACAATAAGACTTGAATTACGTTGATTTTAACTATAGGTGCAAATGTCTTTGTGTAATCAATCATATAGGTTTAAGTATAACCTTTCGCCACTAGTCTTGCTTTAAAGTATTCAATTATGTCATCAACCTTCAACTTTATCATGGAAATCCATCGAAATCTAACTAGTTTCTTTCAAATGAAGGATCAACAAGTTTTACTTTCTATttcttacaagaatttgatctctttgctaataattatttttcacctAGAGTTAGCTAAAACTTACTACGCACTATTAGAAATGGATATAGTAGATAATTGATTTATAAATGATagatttaattatgattaatatACTTAAATACAAAATGACTCTTAGGATATTTTGCTTTACTAGAAAATTTAGGTTTATATATGGCCTTAGAAATATCTCTGGTGTGATGGTGTGGTAATTTTTTGACTGACTCGGACACTAAGTTAGGAAAATCCGCAacaatcaatttgtttttaatatcaattgttgctacctaatttttgacccatgttttgataaattttcagaaaaaaaaccaaaaatagcaaaaaaacaatgaaaacccaaaaaaatgcatttttgatatatttgcatcgtttttagcattttcaacgtcatctcaaaagaatttaaattttcaaaggtatttggaacgcgttcaacttttaacgcgtaaattttatgatcattgatttttcttgttgagttgacgttgatattgctcgctttcaaaaaaatacaaaaaaataagaaaaatcaaaatttacaaaaaaaaaaaggaaaagagaagggaagaaaaggttgagggactagtttgaaaacctagtaaaacttttcctataaataccatgctatacTGATTTTGAGAGGGGGGTAATTTGGCAATTAAAGGGGGCAACAAAAAGAGAAACCCTAAAAAGcttatcattttttcttctccctcaaccggAGCCGCCACCCCCCATCCGGCTGagatttttatcttcttctcccTCACAAGGCTGCCCCCTCCCTTGGCCAAAAACAAGGAGAACCAAAGCCACGAAAAAACCCCCCGGTTGAGAATTTTCTTCCCCTTTCACAGCCGCTGCCCTCTGCCAAACGGATACAGTCCCATTTCCAAGACTTTCCTCCCCTTTTCAGCCACCTCGTCTTTCCCTCTCCAGCCGGCTCAACTTTTCCCCCCATTTCCTCTCTCGACCGACCCAGCCTTCCCAGTCTGTCATCCGCCGAACACCAGCAGTGAAGGAAGACTTTCAACCGGCCGCAGCTCCTTCTCATAGAGGCCAAGGCGACCGTCCACAGCTGCCCAACGCCGGGCTTCCCCCTCAGCCTGCAACGAACAGATTCCACCGCCAGCAGCCAATCTCTTTTCCTTCTCAGCCGACCTTCCCTCTCTTTCACCAGAGCAGTCGGCTGAACAGCCGAGACCCAGCTCCCATTTCAACGGATCCTCTTCTCCTTCGGTTTCATCCACAGTCACCGAACGGCGGCAGCAAGCCACCTCGCCGTCTCCTTTAACTGGCGCCCACAGACCAGCAGCTTCATGGTCCAGCGACCGGccacttgaagaagaagaaactggaTCTGCAGTGAAGCAGATCCACCCGTGACAGACCCGAAGGAACCAGATctaagaaataaaactaaaagcaaAACAGACCGTTGCTTGTGTTTTTGCAGGTGGTGGTGTCCCTCACTTCCGGCAGGGAAGGGCAGAGAAGGAGAAAGCAGAGCAGATCCGCCCGTTTCCAGCACCGGCGGCGGCGCGTGAGCCCACGCACCGCTAGTGACGGTggcgcgttggaacacgcgCCGCCAGCTGTTCCTGCATCCAATTCCTGTGCAGAAGGGTTCccttgcaatttctggagttttagggACTGTTTTGCAAGTTTTGGTtgatttaatgtaattttttatttagtttttgaattcttgtaaTTTTGTAACATGTGAAAGATGGTGTAtgagaaaatcataataaaaaaatgtgtgtgtgtgtctttgtatttttatttatgttattgaattgtaaaaataaaaaaaaaagacaaaaagaattaagtgtttaatttgaatatggttaaatatcttaaggataaataaaatcatgttatattttccatgaaagTGTAAGAAAATGTTTCTACACATATTTggggatttaataactgatttattaaaaccttagaatttaattaatattttaaattttcaaatcacatcaaaccgcaaagcagcttacctcaggtagggtgcgataggggtgctaataccttccctagccacaaccagtcccttacctttGAATCTTTGACAATGACCAGTAAAcccaggtttcctagtagccttcaataaattactaggtggcgactcccaacgatGTAATCAAAGCAAACGAGAAATGAAAGATCGCCAGCTCGATGCCGCGCtgattttgacgtgcgacataatggcgactccactggggaaggtaTTGTTTCTGAcgatattggactaagctttgtgtatttgatgtgattaagttttttagcatttttgtcttgttttatttttgttttatccatgcatttttagaattgtttcatgcatcacttgtatttatttttagcacacacaagcttcaggttaggtgggagactagcagcttaccttacaacttttagtcaaggtttaagtttgtgtaaaccccaacttttcgttgagtgcttagactgctAGTGATTGGTATATGTGCCATACCACTATCTACTGAGCCTCCATATTGCCTTCAAGAgggtgatcactgggacaacaagagaccctttttagagaccaagttaCTAGTAAACCTACCTTTTGTCTCACTTAAAGATTTGAACCTGCTGTTAGGATGTATGCTTCGTAAATAGTTGTTTTGCATCTGAGCAAACctttcttgaagcatcttgaattcaggacttgtgggtgacccaatggccgtcactcaaaaaattttcattgtagagtttgggcaaggataagattcttgtttcatcatacaagagttacgaccatatgtcacccctcgaagggcgagttcttcatatagattacatgttcatacatttatcatgcatgtaccatGAGGAAAAATAGGTTACCCTGTCCAAGGTTTGCTACACGTGATTGAAAAAGATgatggaaatgaagaaagatgtcAGAGAGAGGCACAGagtcaaaagaaagttgagagcatcaaaggCGAAATAGCCAGACTCAgatctgcttgaacaagtgtCGAGCATCAAATTGAAATCTGCACAGTCTTCTGTGGGAACAATGCTTGTCCAGTCCAATTAAagttgcacctctccttttcactaatgaacaacaacaacaatgtcTTCAGTCATCAGCTAATGACAACCTCTGTTCTTGTTCAGTTGCATTGTTAATTGTTCATCGCCTCCACATTTTCTAATGGCACCAAATAATTGCTAGCCTTCTGTGCATGATGCATTAGCCTTCTTTGAAGTTACCCTTACTGTGAGCTTAATTCCAGTtcagcagcaaaaaaaaaaaccatgattagaCGCTGAACTTCAATGTGgtagagctctctctacaaaaatctgTTTATTGCTCTGCaagttgggaatgcaagaggggatttataagttgcatatgctataaaaatctctcatcagtttcagcaaaAAGACACCGTGGTAGGTTGAAGAGCCAGACTTGGtctgaaaaaaaacatgaacagacATCAAATttctacgttgcagagctctctctgtagagatttgtttggggaTCTGCCAGTGGGGCATGCAAGGGGGGATGCAGTATTTTCATATGCTACAAAACTttgtctcatcagtttcagcatcGAAACACTGTAGTAGGCAGGAAAGCCAGACTTGAGCTAGAAAACAGGAGCAAATATAGAACTTctatgtggcagagctctctctgtagagatttgtttgtaGATCTGCAAGTGAGGAATCCAAGAAGGGATGCAGTAGTTTCAGATCGTCTATAATTTTCTCCTACCAGTGTTGgaattaaaacacaaaagtaGGGAGAAGAGACAAATGTGGGCTGAAAACGGGAATAAGACTGAAACTTCAATGGAGCAGAACTCCCTCTACAAGTGTCTGTTCGCTGCACTGTCAGTGAGGGATTgaagaggagacaaaggagttttAGATTCATCAGGTTCTCTTCCAATAAAAACAATGCATGATTCCACACGTCGGTAGTGGCAATGCTGCAAGTTTCTAGGCGCTGCCAAGATTACCAAGCTATTGAAAGGTTTCCGACAACCCTcaac of the Populus nigra chromosome 7, ddPopNigr1.1, whole genome shotgun sequence genome contains:
- the LOC133699196 gene encoding probable LRR receptor-like serine/threonine-protein kinase At3g47570; its protein translation is MVFFLFSALKNQEVMASKLLFRCVAVLVLILSSQNALQVLNAAEPGLFTDKQALLSFKSQVVVDPSNTLSSWNDNSSPCNWTRVDCSQVHQRVIGLDLSGLRLTGSISPHIGNLSFLRSLHLQENQFTGVIPDQIGALFRLKVLNMSFNTISGPIPLNITNCLNLQILDLMQNEISGAIPEELSNLKSLEILKLGGNKLWGMIPPFIANISSLLTLDLITNNLGGMIPADLGRLENIKHLDLSINNLTGDVPLSLYNISSLVFLAVASNQLRGQIPIDVGDRLPNLLSFNFCFNKFTGSIPWSLHNVTNMQSVRMSHNLFSGSVPPRLGNIPKLTLYNIGFNQIKSSGDGGLNFLSSFINSSYLKFLAINDNLLEGLIPESIGNLSRSLRNLYLGENQIYGSIPASIRHLSSLALLNISYSHVSGEIPPEIGELTDLQELHLTANKISGRIPDSLGNLQKLNKIDLSANELVGRLPTTFVNFQQLQSMDLSSNRLNGSIPKEIFNLSSLSATLNLSSNQLTGPLPQEIRRLENVAAVDFSHNYLSGSIPDTIGSCKSLEELFIDNNMLSGSIPATLGDVKGLEILDLSSNQISGIIPKTLENLQALLLLNLSFNNLEGPLPKGAFRNLSRIHVEGNLKLCLDLSCWNNEHRQRISTAIYIVIAGIAAAAVCSVIAVLLCVKKRKGEIMPRSDSIKLQHPTISYGELREAAGSFDAGNLIGKGSFGSVYKGELRDATIVAVKVLDSEKYGSWKSFLAECEALKNVRHRNLIKLITSCSSMDNRGLQFLALVYEYMHNGSLEEWIKGSRRRLDGGLLNILERLNVAIDVACAVDYLHHDCEIPVVHCDLKPSNVLVDKDMTAKVGDFGLAKLLADKQSISCTGGLRGSVGYIPPEYGLGLKATTSGDVYSYGVVLLELFTGKSPTHEIFSPDLSLIKWVKSAFPANIEEVVNPELLLSIKDFHHGAQFESPEKQHECLIAILGVGLSCTFESPDQRITMRDSLHKLKKARDTLLKLTLDHKPYLDLEVGIVHRRMKSS